From the genome of Malus sylvestris chromosome 6, drMalSylv7.2, whole genome shotgun sequence, one region includes:
- the LOC126626249 gene encoding alpha-mannosidase I MNS5-like: MENETTEMSTSGCGSLILGMGALSRLIGDPKYESAALCALRELWGMCSSLNLLGTTLDISTGEWIVYSSGIGAGDDYLFKGHILVGNEFWRMFHSAVQKYFRHGPWKSNVLAAYKPSGILDHQRCIPQKSIILCALNWRNQLSTCIKQLNV, encoded by the exons ATGGAGAATGAGACTACTGAAATGAGCACTTCAGGGTGTG GTTCTCTAATTCTGGGAATGGGAGCATTGTCCCGATTGATTGGAGACCCCAAATATGAATCGGCAGCTTTATGTGCTCTTCGTGAATTATGGGGCATGTGCAGTTCGTTGAATTTACTCGGTACAACGCTGGATATATCAACTGGTGAATGGATTGTGTattcttccggaattggagctG GGGATGACTATCTATTTAAGGGCCACATCCTTGTTGGAAATGAGTTCTGGAGGATGTTTCATTCTGCTGTGCAGAAATATTTCAGACATGGTCCATG GAAAAGCAACGTATTGGCAGCTTACAAGCCTTCAGGCATTTTGG ACCATCAACGTTGCATCCCACAGAAAAGTATTATCCTCTGCGCCCTGAATTGGCGGAATCAACTTTCGACTTGTATCAAGCAACTAAATGTTTGA